The following is a genomic window from Marinobacter sp. NP-4(2019).
AGAAAAAACAAGATTCCGAACGCAACCACGGAGTACCTTCTGATTCGGACAAAGGCCCAGGACGTTGCTGCAACTACTGCGAGTATTGAGACTGCCGTTGTCCAGGGAGAAAAGATGGATTTTGATACGACAAAATCATCATGAAAAAGTCCAAGCGAGGTATTCAACGGAAAAACTAGCTGACCTATATAAAAGAGCAGCACCCTGAATTGGGTGAGCAACCTCTCCGTCAACGTAAAGTCTCTCTTTGCATAACCATTCAGGATCCAGTCAGGGGAGAACGCGAAATAGATCACGAGAAGAACAGAAGGAAGAAGAAATAGAAACCCGTAAGAAATCACCAGAGGCCGACTCACCGTCTGCCGGTTGGCACTGCGAAACTTCAAAAATACCAGCTCTATCAAGAACAGGTATGCTGGGAAGAGCGCGGCATTTTCCTTACTCGCAAGTGCCAGCGGCCAAAAGAGAACAAAACAACACACATACCAGCACAGTCGCCTACCCCAACTGGAGACGCTTACCTGCCTTGCCTTTACATAGGCATACATACCCAGCAGACAGAACAATGCACTCAGGCCTGCCATCCGCTGAACCGCATACAAAACCGTCGTTAAATTAAGCGGATGCAAAAGCCACAATAACAACACCAGAAAGGCAAGCAGGCGCTTGCGATCGACCGGGACCTGAGGCAGGTATTCGCAAAGGGCAATAACCAAAGCATACATTGTCCAGCCACAGAGCAAATGAACAATCAGGTTAACAAGCTTGAAGTAAAAAGGGTCAAGGCCGAAAAAGACATGGTTGAGCGCAAAGCTCAACATCACAAGGGGGCGCCCTAACGGTCCCGCTGTACCTGAAAGCGCAGCATTCCATAGCTCGTCCAGTTTCAGCGAGTCAAGCTGCAAGGCCTGGTTTTTAAGGATGTTCCACTCGTCATCAAAGTAGAACCCACCGGATAGGCCTAGAGCATATACAGCGACTGCCAGGAACGCCGCAGTAGAAAGCTGGAAATATACGTTATTTTTTAGCCACATAATAAAAAAGCGCCCGAAGGCGCTTTAACTGAGCCGCCAGATTATCTTAGCGACAATTGGACGGAAGGTACTTGGAAGCAAGAGTGCCGGCCGCACAAACCCACTCAACACCTGTTGAGTCACCTGTGCCAGTCAAAGTAAAGTTTTGACCTGCAGCTGTGTCGCCGCCCAGGTCTTCTACTGCAACGGTCACAACGCCTACATCCGCGCTAGTACGACCGTATGTCATCGCGTCTACGACTGCAGTCTCATAATCAGTACCTGTGGCCGAGAGACCAGCTGCGGCGGCGTCGGCCGGCATGGAACCCTGAGACACATAGTACTCAGAAACTGCAGTTTTCGCCTGGGACGCAATGGACATTGCCTCTGTCACTTTGGCGCGAATGGTGTAATCCTGATACGCCGGAATAGCAACGGCTGCAAGAATACCAATGATCGCCACAACGATCATCAGTTCGATCAGCGTGAAACCCTTTTGCGCTTGGTTCATCTGAATGTTTTTCATTATTAAACCTCTGTGTTAGTCGGTTTTTGATCTCGAGATGGCTCCGGGGCCGGTGGAGCTGTGCCCCGCAACCGGTTTGAGCCTGACAGGTTCTTAAGCAGGGCGCATGCCAAGATCCTGATTAAGTTAATAAATGCCTTGATATCAGCGCAATGCAGACCTTGTGTGAACCAGGTCACACACAACCAAAATGTAAAATGATGTCAACCCACGTCAGTGTGTGACAATTTTGGTCACCCACTCGACGTCACCCATTCATACACTCTATCCATACTTGAGCTGGATCATGCTTTACAGTTCGTGACTTTCCAAAGCATGCCCAGCCATCTAAACTCTTGTACATTCGCTCTTGGCAGAGTTTCAGCAACTTAGGCAGCACTCTTTATACCCTTTATGGCTACCAATAAATCCAACGTAACGCTTACCGGCCTTGCACGTCGCTTTGTGGAGGACGGACTGCTTGATGAGGCTACCGCGAAGGATGCCTTTATTCAGGCGTCTCAAAATCGCATTCCGCTGATCACTTATCTCGTTCAGAACAAACTGGCGGACAGCAGCGGGCTGGCTTTCTCCGCCGCCATGGAGTTTGGTATATCCGTTCTGGATCTCAGCGCTTTCCTTCCGGAGATGCTGCCGGAGAAAGTGGTTGATGAGAAGCTGATCCGGAAACACAACGCACTGCCTCTGTACAAACGTGGCAATCGTCTGTTCATTGCTGTCTCTGACCCCACCAATATCCAGGCTCTGGATGAGATCAAGTTCAACACCGGCCTCAGTACGGACGCCATACTGGTTGATGACGCTAAACTGCATGAGGCCATCGACAAGTACCTGGAATCCCATGACTCTACGATGGGAGACCTTGAAGATGCCGACTTGGAAGGCGTGGAGACCGAAGGTGGCGAGCACGAAGACGAGGGCGCGGTTAGTCCCAGCGAAGTTGATGATGCGCCGATCGTAAAATATGTGAATAAAATGCTTCTGGACGCCATTCGGGGAGGCGCGTCGGACATTCACTTTGAGCCTTACGAAAAAGTGTACCGGGTACGCTACCGAACAGACGGCATTCTGAAAGAGATGTCCCGCCCCTCCATCAAACTGGCTCCCAAGATCTCGGCGCGGGTGAAGATCATGGCGCAATTGGATATCTCGGAGCGCCGGGTTCCCCAGGATGGCCGGATCAAGATGAAGCTGTCCAAGACCAAAGCCATCGACTTCCGGGTGAATACGTTGCCGACCCTGTGGGGCGAGAAGATCGTTCTGCGGATCCTTGACCCCAGCCAGGCCAAACTGGGTATCGATGTTCTGGGCTATGAAGAAGACCAGAAGAAGCTGTATATGGATGCTCTGCAGCAACCTCAGGGTATGATTCTGGTGACCGGCCCCACGGGTTCCGGTAAAACTGTTTCCTTGTACACTGGCCTGAACATTCTGAACACGCCAGAGCTGAATATCTCTACCGCCGAAGACCCAGCCGAGATTAACCTCGAAGGTATTAACCAGGTGAACGTAAATACCAAGGTGGGCCTTGGGTTTGCAGAAGCCTTGAGGGCCTTCCTGCGGCAGGACCCCGACGTAATCATGGTGGGCGAGATCCGGGATCTGGAAACCGCCAACATTGCCATCAAGGCGGCGCAGACCGGCCACCTGGTACTTTCAACCCTGCACACCAACAGCGCAGCGGAAACGCTGACGCGGATGATGAACATGGGGGTACCCGCGTTCAACATTGCTACTTCAGTCAGTCTGATTATCGCCCAGCGACTGGGCCGAAGGCTTTGCAACAGCTGTAAGAAGCCTGCGGAGGTCCCGCACGATGTCCTTATCGCCGAAGGGTTCACACAGGAACAAATTGATACAGGCTTCACGTTGTACCGCCCCAAGGGCTGTGATAAATGCAATGGAGGATACAAAGGACGCGTCGGTATTTACGAAGTGGTCAAGATTACCGACGAACTGGCAAACATGATTATGGAAGAAGCCAGCTCCATTAAAATTGCAAAGCAGGCTCAGGCCGAAGGCTTCCCGAATCTTCGCCAGTCCGCCCTCAAGAAAGTGATTGAGGGGGTGACCAGCCTTGAGGAAGCCAACCGCGTGACGAAGGATTAACCATGGCAGAAAAAGCACAAAAGCTTCAGGCATTTGTCTGGGAAGGCAAAGACCGTAAAGGCAATAAAACCAAGGGGGAAGTCTCCGGTTCGAATCTGGCACTGGTGAAAGCCCAGTTGCGCAAGCAGGGCATCATCCCGGACAAGGTCAAGAAGAAGCCCAAGCCCCTGTTCGGCGGCAGCAAGAAAATTACGCCCTTTGATATCGCCATGTTCACCCGCCAGATGGCGACCATGATGAAGGCCGGTGTGCCGCTGGTTCAGAGTTTCGATATTGTGACGGACGGGCTGGAAAACCAGGGGTTGAAGGAACTGGTTGGAGCCATCCGGAATGACGTTGCCTCGGGTACCAGCTTTGCCGGTGCCCTGCGCAGGCATCCCAAGCATTTTGATGACCTTTACTGCAACCTGGTGGACTCGGGTGAGAAAGCCGGTGCGCTTGAGCAGATGCTTGATCGCATCGCAACGTATCTTGAGAAAACTGAAATATTGAAGAAGAAAGTCAAAAAAGCGATGACCTACCCGATTGCGGTAATTGTCGTTGCAATCGTTGTGACCGCCATTCTTCTTGTCAAAGTGGTACCTCAGTTCGAAAGTCTCTTCGAAGGCTTCGGCGCGGACCTTCCGGTCTTTACACAATTCATCATCAACATCTCGGAGTGGATGCAGCAATGGTGGTTTATTGTACTTCTGGGGATTGTTGGTTTTATCTTCCTGTTCAAGGAGGCTATAAGGCGATCTCAGAGGTTCTCAGATCTGGTTGATAAATATCTACTCAAACTACCTATAGTTGGCGAAATTCTGGATAAGTCCGCGGTGGCAAAGTTTGGCCGGGTACTCTCGACTACCTTCGCTGCGGGCGTTCCCCTAGTTGATGCGCTTGAATCGGTTTCCGGTGCTACAGGCAATGCCGTTTATCGGGACGCGGTGACCAAGATCAAAGATGAGGTTTCCAGCGGCACCCAGCTGCAAGCAGCGATGAGGGCGACCGGTGTTTTCCCTGTTATGGCCGTACAACTGACTGCCATCGGCGAGGAATCCGGCAACCTGGATGAGATGTTGGAGAAAGTCGCAGACCACTATGAAAGCGTGGTTGATGACATGGTGGATAACCTGACGGCACTGATGGAGCCGATGATTATGGCAGTTCTGGGTGTTCTGGTTGGTGGTCTGATTATTGGTATGTACCTGCCGATCTTCCAGATGGGTCAGGTGGTGTAGGTACTCCAGAGTCAGCTGTTGTGTCGGGTTACGCTTTGCTAACCCGACCTACGCTTACTGGTTTGTGTCGGATTACGGCTTTGCCTAATCCGACCTACGTTTCTTTCCGCTCCTGGTTTTCGGATAGTTCATGCTTATTCTTGATTCTCTGCTGGCCACGCCGTGGCTGTTGTATTTGTCGGTGGTGCTTTTTTCGCTGTGTATTGGCAGTTTCCTGAATGTGGTGATTCTTCGCCTGCCAAAGATGATGCACCAGGATTGGCGCTGCCAGTGCGAGGAGTTTCTGGCGCTGCCGGAGGGGCAGCGTAAGCCGGAAACGCCCATTACCCTGTCATCTCCCGCCTCTACCTGCCCTTCCTGTAACCACAGGATCCGCGCCTGGGAGAATATTCCCGTAATCAGTTACCTGGTGCTGGGGGGCAAGTGCTCTTCCTGCAAGACGCGGATTTCTCCCCGCTACCCGATGATCGAGGCACTGACGGCGATTTTCTCGGTGGTGACCATTGCGATTCTGGGGCCGTCCGTGTCGTCGCTTTGGGCACTGCTGCTGGTGTGGTCGCTGGTAGCGATGACGATGATCGATTTTGATACCCAGCTGCTGCCGGATAGCATGACCCTGCCGCTGATGTGGCTGGGGCTCGTGCTGAATTATTTTGGTGTGCTGACGGATTTTCACAGTGCCTTCTGGGGTGCGGTGGCGGGCTATCTGTCGCTGTGGTCGGTGTACTGGCTGTTCAAGCTGGTTACTGGCAAGGAAGGCATGGGGCATGGGGATTTCAAGTTGTTGGCCGCTTTGGGGGCCTGGCTGGGTTGGCAGTTGCTGCCGGCGGTGATTTTGTTATCGTCCGTGGTCGGGGCGGTTGTGGGGATATCTTTGATGGTGTTCCGTAAGCATGGGCGTGAGGTGCCGATTCCGTTTGGGCCTTATCTGGCGGCCGCCGGGTTGCTTTGTTTGTGGTTTGGTGCGGAAATTCAGAGTTGGTGGTTTGGGTTTATGGGGGTCTGATGGCGGTTATTGGGCTGACTGGCGGCATTGGCTCCGGCAAATCCACCGTGGCGCGGATGTTTGGGGCGCTGGGGGTGCATTGGGTGGATGCGGATGATGTTGCCCGGCAGGTGGTGGAACCTGGCACTCCGGCGCTGGCGCGGATTGCGGAGCATTTCGGGGCGGATATCCTGCAGGCGGACGGTTCCCTGGATCGTGCCCGGTTGCGGACGATTGTGTTTGAGCAACCGGAGGAACGGGCCTGGCTGGAGGGGTTGCTGCATCCGGTGATCCGGGAGGACCTGATTCGACAGCTTCATCCAGCCGACTATTCACTGCCCTATGTCCTGCTGGTGTCTCCGCTGTTGCTGGAAACCGACCAGCACCAACTGGTGGAAAAGGTGGTGGTGGTGGATGTACCGGTGGAGGTTCAGCTGTCACGTACCATGGCCCGCGATGATAATGATCGGGCGCAGGTGGAGCGTATCATCGCCGCCCAGATGCCCCGCGAAAAACGTCTGCAAAAAGCCGATGAGGTGGTGGACAATAACAAGGAGTTAAGCGACGTGGAACGGCAGGTTGGTGAGTTGCACAAGAAGTTTATGGTGGCCTTTGGGTAAGAACATTCTGGCAGTCCTGGGGTTGCTGTCCATAGCGTCAGGAACGATTACTCCGGCACACGCCGCTGACCCCGTTTTTATCATGAAAGACCCGTCCGTGGGCGATGCGCTCTCCCCCGAATCGCTGCCAGCTGACTTCTACGATTTCTCTCCCGAGGACTACTGGCTGGAACCGCGAGACACCTACTGGATTATTTTCAGCAATTGGGTACTGCGCCAGGAACGCACCCAGGGCTCACGTGTACAGGCGCTGGGCGAATGGGCGGACCGCACCTTCTCCGGTGCCGATAATGGCCTGCCCAACAACCAGAGCTACCTGCGGCTGGGTTTTGCCACAGAGTCCGAATATGGCGATCCGGCGCAACTGGAACCGGAAGCAAAGTTTCGTCTTGATATTCCCACGGTTAAAGAAAAACTGCGGCTGGTGATCGAAAGTGAAAGTGATGAGCTGATTCCGCTGTCCGAACGGCGCCGGGACCGCCAGTTAACCGAAGAGGAACGCTCGGATACCGAGGCGACCGGTGCGTTGCGGTATCTGTCGGAGGTTGGGGATGCAATCAACTTCAGTGCCGATGTGGGTGTCCGGCTGCGTTTCCCTACCGACGCTTTCTGGCGAATAAAAGCAGACAAGCGCTGGCAACTGGACAAGAACTGGATACTGACCGCAGAACAGCGGTTGTACTATTTCCACCAGGACGGCTGGGGCACGCGAACCTGGATCGGGGGCAGCCGGGACATAGGGAGTGGCTGGACGTTCCTGTCCGCCAGTGAAATGGAGTGGGTGCACGATGACCGCAAGTTCGAGATGGCACAGACCTTCAATTTTCACAAACGCCTGAACAACCGGGCCACCCTGAGCCCGCGCCTGGGTGTGCTGGGTGAAAGCCAGCCCAACTGGCGGCATACCTCAGTTTTCGCGGACCTGACCTATCGCTATCGGTTGCACAGCGACTGGCTGTTTGGCGAGATCATTCCGGCACTGGAGTTTCCCCGGGAAGAAAGTTTCAAGGACCACGGATCCCTGATTTTGAGGATCGAGTTGTATTTCTCGGGTACCATTGACCGATCATGACCTACACACCTCAAGACGCATTGACGTTAACGCCCATTGCCTATGCCCGCTCCTGCTTCAGGGACAAGTTCGGGGTTCCCCGCCAGCCAGGGCTGACCCGCCATGCCCATGCCGATCTGGTGATTGCATCGCCGTTTGACCGGGAGGATGCCTTCCGGGGGCTGGAAACCGCCAGTCACCTGTGGCTGACTTTCCAGTTCCATGAAGCCGTCCGGGAAGAGTGGCGGCCGGTGGTGCGCCCTCCCCGTCTCGGGGGCAATCGTAAGATGGGGGTGTTTGCCAGCCGATCGCCCTTCCGCCCCAACAGCCTGGGGTTATCGGTGGTGCGCAACGAAGGATTGCGACGGGAAAACGGTCGGCTGATCCTGCAGATCAGCGATCACGACCTGATCGAGGGCACGCCCATCCTCGATATCAAACCCTACCTGCCGTTTGCCGACTCGGTGCCCGAGGCCAGCCTGGGGTGGGCGGACTCGCCACCAACCGAACGACTGCCGGTGGTTTTCCTTGATGAGGCCGAGGCACAACTGGCTGCCTTGCCCAGGGAACCCTATCGCGATCTGCGCCGTCTGATTGAGGATGTGGTGAGCTATGATCCGCGACCCTCGTTCCGCAGGGGGCGGGAAGAGGCACGGATTTATGGTGCGCATCTGTATGATCTGAACGTGCGTTTCCGTTTTATTCATGATCCCGGCGGGGAACGTGTCGAAGTGCTAACGGTCTGTTAAACTCGACAAAGTTTGAGGCGGTTAGTCGCCAGTTCACTAGTCACAGGGAATACGTGCCTTGCCTTTGATCCGGTTATTCAAACGAATGGGTGTACGGCCACTGGCTGCAAGGCTGCTGGTGTACGTACTGCTGTTCGCTATTGTGCTGTCACTGGCAGCCACCGGCCTGCAGATGATCGGTGAGTATGAGCGCCGTACCGAAGAACTTCGCAGTACCCAGACCAAGGCGGCCGAGCTGATTTCCGGCAGCATGAGCAACAACATCTGGCTGATGAATTTCAGCGAGGTGGCCAACAGCCTGGATGATATGCGGGCCATGCCGGTGATCCAGCACGCCAAGGTGACCATCACCGGCGGCGAGGAGTTCAGCACCGGCACCTACCCTGAGGGTCGTGTGATTTCCCAGTCTTTTCCCCTGGTATTCAATCGCGCTTCGGTGAACGCCCCCCAGAATCTGGGCACGCTCACCATCACCTCCTCGGTGGAACAGGTGCACAAGGAACTGATGGACCGTACCCTGATGACCCTGGGGTTCCAGTCCCTGATCCTGATACTGGGTTCCCTGGGGCTGCTGTTGATTGTCAGGATGACCATCTCACGGCATCTGGAAACCATGGCGGACTATGCCGCGCGCCTGAACCTGGATGCCCTGATCGAGCCGCTGCACCTTCGACGCAAGCCACCGAAACACGGTGATGAGCTCAGTGAGCTTGAACAGGCGTTGAACAAGATGCGCCTGCAACTGCTGGAAGACACCCGCTCGCTGCGCCAGACTACCATCCAGTCCCAGGGCGAGCGCGATGAGGCGGTCCGGGCCAATCATGCCAAGAACCAGTTCCTGGCCAATGTCAGCCACGAACTTCGCATACCGCTGCAGTCGGTACTGGGCTATGCCAACCTGCTGACGGATACGCCGCTGGACCAGGAGCAACGGGAGTTTGTCCAGACCCTGTTGAGCGCCTCCGAGAGTCTGTCGGCGATTATTAACGATCTGCTCGACATCTCCAGCATGGAAGCCGGCAAACTGGTGCTGGAGGATCTGCCATTCGATCTCAGGGAGACCCTGAACGACCTGGTGCACATGCTCGGTACCCGCGCCCGCGAAAAGGGCCTGGCGCTGGAATTACGGGTGGACGAAAACCTCCCGTGGGCGCTTCGCGGCGACCCGGTTCGGGTGCGGCAGATTCTGCTGAACCTGACCTCCAATGCCATCAAGTTTACCGATTCCGGCCATGTTCTGATCAGCGTGGAGGTGCTTGGCCGCAGGGATAATCTGGTCCGCCTGCGCCTGGCGGTCGAGGATACCGGGATCGGCATCAGCCCGGAGGATCTCCCGCTGGTGTACGAGCCCTACGTTCAGCTTGGCCAGAACTTCCAGCGGCAACTGCCTGGTGCCGGGCTGGGCCTGACCATCTGTCGTCAACTGGTCAGGCTGATGGACGGCACCCTGGACGTCGAGAGCCGTCCCGGCGAAGGCACCACATTCTGGGCCGAGCTGTCGCTGCCGGTGGCGCCGGAAAGCGCAACGCGTATCCGGCCGGATACCCGCATGGTGCAGGGCCGGCGAATTCTGGTGGTGGATTCCTATGAACTGTCCCGCAAGATCACCCTGGAGATGCTGTCACGCCACGATCTCCACATTGAAGCGGTCAAGTCAGCGGGTGAGGCCCTGACCTCTGTCCGTCTGGCCTCGGATAACCAGCATGACTTCGACGCCATTGTACTGGACGGCTTCGTGCCGGATATGGACAGTGACCTGCTGTGCCGGCAGATCCACAGTAACCCCCAGTGGACGGAAACCCGTCTGCTGTTGCTGTCATCCAACCCCCAGCGGGGTGACGCCGAGCATTTCCGCCAGGCTGGAGCAGACGCCTTCCTGAGCAAGTCCCTGCGGGAGTCCTGCCTGATTCCGATTCTCCATCAACTGTTCGCAGACCGGGCTTCCGGTGAGCGCCGGTTCCTGACCCGTTTCTCACTCCAGTCCATCAGCGAACCATCGCGGCGCCGGGAACTGCCCTGTAGCCGCATGAAAGTGCTGCTGGTGGAGGATAACCCGGTGAACCGAACACTGACCCGGCGCCTGCTGGAAAAGCTGGGCTGCGATGTGATGACCGCCAACGACGGTGAAATTGCGGCCAGTCTCTGGCAGCTGCATCCCTTTGACCTGGTGTTCATGGACTGTGTTATGCCCCGGGTAGACGGGTTTGAAGCCACCCGACGCCTGCGCCAGTGGGAAATTGACCATGGCCGGGAACGGGTACCGGTGGTCGCGCTGACCGCCAGTGCCATGGAGAAAGATGAGGAACGGTGCCGTCGGGCAGGAATGGATTCGTTTGTTGCCAAGCCTGTCAATATTGAAATGTTGCGGGCAGTACTGGAACAATACTGTC
Proteins encoded in this region:
- a CDS encoding pilin encodes the protein MKNIQMNQAQKGFTLIELMIVVAIIGILAAVAIPAYQDYTIRAKVTEAMSIASQAKTAVSEYYVSQGSMPADAAAAGLSATGTDYETAVVDAMTYGRTSADVGVVTVAVEDLGGDTAAGQNFTLTGTGDSTGVEWVCAAGTLASKYLPSNCR
- the pilB gene encoding type IV-A pilus assembly ATPase PilB, with the translated sequence MATNKSNVTLTGLARRFVEDGLLDEATAKDAFIQASQNRIPLITYLVQNKLADSSGLAFSAAMEFGISVLDLSAFLPEMLPEKVVDEKLIRKHNALPLYKRGNRLFIAVSDPTNIQALDEIKFNTGLSTDAILVDDAKLHEAIDKYLESHDSTMGDLEDADLEGVETEGGEHEDEGAVSPSEVDDAPIVKYVNKMLLDAIRGGASDIHFEPYEKVYRVRYRTDGILKEMSRPSIKLAPKISARVKIMAQLDISERRVPQDGRIKMKLSKTKAIDFRVNTLPTLWGEKIVLRILDPSQAKLGIDVLGYEEDQKKLYMDALQQPQGMILVTGPTGSGKTVSLYTGLNILNTPELNISTAEDPAEINLEGINQVNVNTKVGLGFAEALRAFLRQDPDVIMVGEIRDLETANIAIKAAQTGHLVLSTLHTNSAAETLTRMMNMGVPAFNIATSVSLIIAQRLGRRLCNSCKKPAEVPHDVLIAEGFTQEQIDTGFTLYRPKGCDKCNGGYKGRVGIYEVVKITDELANMIMEEASSIKIAKQAQAEGFPNLRQSALKKVIEGVTSLEEANRVTKD
- a CDS encoding type II secretion system F family protein translates to MAEKAQKLQAFVWEGKDRKGNKTKGEVSGSNLALVKAQLRKQGIIPDKVKKKPKPLFGGSKKITPFDIAMFTRQMATMMKAGVPLVQSFDIVTDGLENQGLKELVGAIRNDVASGTSFAGALRRHPKHFDDLYCNLVDSGEKAGALEQMLDRIATYLEKTEILKKKVKKAMTYPIAVIVVAIVVTAILLVKVVPQFESLFEGFGADLPVFTQFIINISEWMQQWWFIVLLGIVGFIFLFKEAIRRSQRFSDLVDKYLLKLPIVGEILDKSAVAKFGRVLSTTFAAGVPLVDALESVSGATGNAVYRDAVTKIKDEVSSGTQLQAAMRATGVFPVMAVQLTAIGEESGNLDEMLEKVADHYESVVDDMVDNLTALMEPMIMAVLGVLVGGLIIGMYLPIFQMGQVV
- a CDS encoding prepilin peptidase, with translation MLILDSLLATPWLLYLSVVLFSLCIGSFLNVVILRLPKMMHQDWRCQCEEFLALPEGQRKPETPITLSSPASTCPSCNHRIRAWENIPVISYLVLGGKCSSCKTRISPRYPMIEALTAIFSVVTIAILGPSVSSLWALLLVWSLVAMTMIDFDTQLLPDSMTLPLMWLGLVLNYFGVLTDFHSAFWGAVAGYLSLWSVYWLFKLVTGKEGMGHGDFKLLAALGAWLGWQLLPAVILLSSVVGAVVGISLMVFRKHGREVPIPFGPYLAAAGLLCLWFGAEIQSWWFGFMGV
- the coaE gene encoding dephospho-CoA kinase (Dephospho-CoA kinase (CoaE) performs the final step in coenzyme A biosynthesis.), whose product is MAVIGLTGGIGSGKSTVARMFGALGVHWVDADDVARQVVEPGTPALARIAEHFGADILQADGSLDRARLRTIVFEQPEERAWLEGLLHPVIREDLIRQLHPADYSLPYVLLVSPLLLETDQHQLVEKVVVVDVPVEVQLSRTMARDDNDRAQVERIIAAQMPREKRLQKADEVVDNNKELSDVERQVGELHKKFMVAFG
- the tsaA gene encoding tRNA (N6-threonylcarbamoyladenosine(37)-N6)-methyltransferase TrmO, which codes for MTYTPQDALTLTPIAYARSCFRDKFGVPRQPGLTRHAHADLVIASPFDREDAFRGLETASHLWLTFQFHEAVREEWRPVVRPPRLGGNRKMGVFASRSPFRPNSLGLSVVRNEGLRRENGRLILQISDHDLIEGTPILDIKPYLPFADSVPEASLGWADSPPTERLPVVFLDEAEAQLAALPREPYRDLRRLIEDVVSYDPRPSFRRGREEARIYGAHLYDLNVRFRFIHDPGGERVEVLTVC
- a CDS encoding response regulator codes for the protein MGVRPLAARLLVYVLLFAIVLSLAATGLQMIGEYERRTEELRSTQTKAAELISGSMSNNIWLMNFSEVANSLDDMRAMPVIQHAKVTITGGEEFSTGTYPEGRVISQSFPLVFNRASVNAPQNLGTLTITSSVEQVHKELMDRTLMTLGFQSLILILGSLGLLLIVRMTISRHLETMADYAARLNLDALIEPLHLRRKPPKHGDELSELEQALNKMRLQLLEDTRSLRQTTIQSQGERDEAVRANHAKNQFLANVSHELRIPLQSVLGYANLLTDTPLDQEQREFVQTLLSASESLSAIINDLLDISSMEAGKLVLEDLPFDLRETLNDLVHMLGTRAREKGLALELRVDENLPWALRGDPVRVRQILLNLTSNAIKFTDSGHVLISVEVLGRRDNLVRLRLAVEDTGIGISPEDLPLVYEPYVQLGQNFQRQLPGAGLGLTICRQLVRLMDGTLDVESRPGEGTTFWAELSLPVAPESATRIRPDTRMVQGRRILVVDSYELSRKITLEMLSRHDLHIEAVKSAGEALTSVRLASDNQHDFDAIVLDGFVPDMDSDLLCRQIHSNPQWTETRLLLLSSNPQRGDAEHFRQAGADAFLSKSLRESCLIPILHQLFADRASGERRFLTRFSLQSISEPSRRRELPCSRMKVLLVEDNPVNRTLTRRLLEKLGCDVMTANDGEIAASLWQLHPFDLVFMDCVMPRVDGFEATRRLRQWEIDHGRERVPVVALTASAMEKDEERCRRAGMDSFVAKPVNIEMLRAVLEQYCQASAPS